The genome window CTACGAGGAGCCGTCGGGAGAGGAACGGCTGGAGAACTGCGTACGGAGCATTGCCGGAGGTATCGAAGGCATCGTGTTTCATGACAATCTGAAAGGCGTCTATAAAGACCGTTTCCGTGCGCTGGGGGCGGAGTACGGCATTCCTGTCTTCAAACACCAGGCGCTTCGCCGTCCGGAGACGATCCCATGGGCAGATTGAGCAGCATATTTTGTTATGGCAAAACTGACGGCGAGAACCCGAAGAGCGAGACGTTCCGGGGGGAAGATCCTCTCCCTAAATCCGCAGCTTCTCCTGGCAGAGGGAGTGTCGCCGGGCATAAGGTGAATTCGCCCCGCCAGGGGCGAAGAGATCATCCCCTGGGGGACAGCGCCCGGGCCTGTGAAACCGACAAGGATGTCGGTTTCACAGGCAGGCAACCGGCGAACGCAGGGAGCCGAGTTGATCGCCCGGGCAGTTGTCAAGGACGACAATCTGCACCGGCGGCCCAAGCGAGCACTGGTGACGCTCCCCGCTGCCTGCGGATTTAGGCTCTCTCCGGCGGATTGACGAGCCCGGTGTCCGTAACCTCATAAAAAGCCCCCGAAATCGTTTTCGGGGGCTGAATGGAGGTCTGGTTCCGAGGCTACCAGCCCTTGACCGTTTCGAAGATGCTGTCGGGGATGTCCCCGGCGAAGAAGTCCTCAAAGGATTCTTCGATGATGTCCATAGCGCTGTCGGCCTGTTCCTTCGTGATTACCAGGGGAGGCTGGATTCTCAGGACGCTTCCGCTGAAGAAAGAGAGGAGGAGTCCCCTTTCCCAGGCACGGTAGCAAATCTTCGCAGCCGCTTCCCCGTGGCGTTCTTTCGTTTCGCGGTCCTTGACCAGGTCTACGCCGATGGAGAGGCCGATGCCCCTGACGTCGCCGATGATTTCATATTTTTTCTGCATTTCGAGGAAGCGGTTTTTGATGCGTGCCCCCACGTCCACCGCGTTCTGAAGGAGGTTTTCCTCCCGGATGACGGAGATGGTGGCCAGCGCCGCCGCACAGCAGACGGGGCTGCCTGCCGCAGTGAAAAGGTGAGCTGGAGCCTGCCATTTTTCCATCAGGTCTGCCCTCGCAACCACGGCTCCGAGGGGCAGCCCGGATGCTATGGCCTTTCCCATGACGATGGCGTCGGGGACCACGTCGAAGTTTTCTATGCCGAACCATTTGCCCGTGCGGCCGAATCCCTGCTGGACCTCTTCAGAGACGAGAAGGATTCCGTATTCGTCGCAGAGCTTCCGAAGGGACTGCATGTACTTCTTCGGCGGAACCACGAGACCCGAATCCCCCTGGATCGGCTCGATTACTATCGCCGCGGTTTCGTCCGGCGGGATGTTCGTGGAAAAGGCGGTCCGTATCTGTTCGATGGCGAAGTCTGCGACCTCGTCCCCGGTCATTCCGGGGAAAGGCGTCCGGTAGGGGTCGGGATAGGGAACATGGTAAATATCGGGAAGCAGCGGTCCGAGTCCCCTGTGCATGGGCAGGCTCACGGCGCTCATGGAAAGGGCTCCGTAGGTGCTGCCGTGGTAGGCCCTGAGATAGGCGAGGATCTTCGGGCGGCCTGTGGCGATCCGGGCCAGTTTTATGATCCCGTCGTTGGCGTCCGAACCAGCCAGGCCGTAATAGGCCCTTTTGCGGAACGTTCCCGGGGTGATGGAGAGAAGCTCTTTTGTCAGTTCGATAATCGGTTCATGGTACATGTAGACATGGGTATACAGGATGAGGTCCTCCGTCTGCTTCCGGATCGCCTCAACCACCTTCGGGTGACAGTGCCCCGTGTTCACCGCACCGGCACTTGCAAGAAAATCGATGTACGTGTTTCCGTCCACATCTTCAATGGTGGCGCCCCTTCCTCTTTTGACAACAAGAGGATAATAGGGCAGTTTTGCGGCAGGGGACGTAATGGCCCTGTCTTCCTCGACCAGGCGGAGGCAGCGGCTGATATCTCTTTTTCCGGTAAACATTTCGGGTTCATCTCCTTGCAGTTGATTTCAGGGGCGGCGCTTCGCACGGCCGGAAAAAAAGCGGGAGGCATGCCGGGCAAACCCGATGCCTCCCGCTTCTTTAAGGAGCCTTGATCAGCGGGCTATGCCGGATTCCTTGTAGATCCGGTCCATAAGATCCTTCCCGACGATCTCCTCCATCTTTGGCCATACGACCTTCCGGACATGAGCGGCCACAGCGTCAAGCTGCTCCTGGGTGAGCATAACGATCTCCCAGCCGTATTCCTTGACGAGTTTCTGACGGTACTCCTCGTCGGCCTCTTCCGCCCGGGCCCACTGGACATCCGACTCTTCCTGGGCCGCCTTCAGCATGACGTCCTGGTCTTCCTTGGAAATCTTGTTCCAGAGGTCCATGTTGATGGCAAACCACCAGGATTCGAAGAAATCGTTGTACTGAATCCAGACCTTGTTCACGTCCTTGAACTGCCATGCCTGGAAGGGAGGCCCCCCCATCTGGCCGTCGGCGATTCCGGTCTGAATTGCGCTGTAGGCTTCAGCATAGGGAATGGGGGTGGCGATGTAGCCGAGAGCCTCGTAGGTCCACTCGCACGGCTTGATGGGCATGACTCGGACCTTCAGGCCATGGCTCGCTCCCGGTTCGGCGAACTTCTCGGGAACCTTGTTGAGGGAGACTCCCGACATGCCGATGGGAATCACTGCGAGGGCCTTGATGTTGTGCTTTGCCCACAGGTCCTGGATGATCTTGTAGGCCCAGCCGTCAGGGCCGTAGACCTTCTGGGCCTCCTTGGCATTCGTTACGATGTAGGGGAAGTAATAGGCGAGGTTCAGCTGGGGGTCGAAATTGGCGTTGGCCTGGGCCATGCTCATTTCAATGGTTCCCCTCTGGACCATTTCGAATATCTCGGTCCAGTCTCCCAGAACTCCTCCCGAGAAGACGTCGATCTGGATCCTTCCGTTGGTTCCTTCAAAGACCTTCTTCGCGAATTCTTTCGCCCTCAGGTCGTAGTCGCTGTCAACGGGGTGAACCTGCGCAAGCCGCATTTTGAACTGGGGCTCCGCAGCTGAAGAAATACCGAAGAAGGCGACGAGGAACGAAAGAGCAACAAGACAAACCAGGAGTTTTTTTGTTGTGCTGGTAAACTTCATGCTTTCCCTCCTTTTCTAGATCCGTAAAAGTTTCTTCCGATTGTGGTCCGACAGGATCTGAACGCTGTTCGAGACGTTTTTTCTTCCTATCCCCCCCTTTGTCTTTCCGGATGAAGGTCCGGCTACTTGATTCCCATGATCAGCCTGGGAAGGAAAAGCGAAAGGTCAGGCACATAGGTAGTCAGTGCAATGACAGGAAGGAACCCGAAAATCATGTATACAAGAGCCGGTTTCAGGTACTCGTCTATCTGGACGTTGCCGACCCTGCCTCCGAGATAGAGAATGGGCGCCGTGGGAGGCGTCACGTTGCCGAGGCCCAGGTTCGTCCCGAGAATGGCCGCGAAATGAATGGGGTGCACGCCTATCCTCAGCATGAGGGGCATGAGAAGCGGCGCGGCGAGCATGGTTCCGCTCAGGTCGTCCATGAGCATGCCGATGATGATCAGGAAGATGTTCACCATGAAGAGGATGACGTACTTGTTGTCCGACGTTCCCAGCAGGAAGTTGGCAATTTTCATGGGGACCTGCTGCATGGTGTACAGGCGGCCGAGGATGGTGACGAAGAACAGCATGAGCACGATGACGCCGCTCGTCGTGGCCGCAGACTTCAGAGAGCGGAAGAACACGGTCATGGTCAGTTCCTTGTGGACGAAAAAGCCGATGACAATAGCGTAGAACACGGCGACGGCGGCGGCTTCCGTCGGCGTTGTGACTCCGCCGTAGATGCCTCCGAGGATGATCACCGGCATGAGAAGGCTCCAGAAGCCTTTCTTCCCGGCCTTCCATACAAGCCTGTTTCTCTCCTTCGGCGGAAGAGGATCGTCCACCTTGATGGCGGGGAATCTGCCCACCATGAAGTAGTTGATGATGCAGAAAATAGTGGTGGTGATAATTCCGGGAACCACCGTGGAGAGGAAGCACGCCGCGACGGACTGCTGGGTCACCCACCCGTAGAGGATCATGGGGACGCTCGGCGGAATGAGCTGTCCCAGGACCGATGCGCAGCTGAGCATCCCCGTGGAGTAGCCTCTCGG of Aminivibrio pyruvatiphilus contains these proteins:
- a CDS encoding TRAP transporter large permease, with product MDHIAIDLLILISSIVIGIPVPFCFMLAAIYMGVIYFPDFSFLMTIGFRGLNSLTILSIPFFIIAGALMSSAGIAERLTNFANSMLGRLRGGMGAASIVACAIFGAISGTASSAVACIGGIMIPRLEKLGYPRGYSTGMLSCASVLGQLIPPSVPMILYGWVTQQSVAACFLSTVVPGIITTTIFCIINYFMVGRFPAIKVDDPLPPKERNRLVWKAGKKGFWSLLMPVIILGGIYGGVTTPTEAAAVAVFYAIVIGFFVHKELTMTVFFRSLKSAATTSGVIVLMLFFVTILGRLYTMQQVPMKIANFLLGTSDNKYVILFMVNIFLIIIGMLMDDLSGTMLAAPLLMPLMLRIGVHPIHFAAILGTNLGLGNVTPPTAPILYLGGRVGNVQIDEYLKPALVYMIFGFLPVIALTTYVPDLSLFLPRLIMGIK
- a CDS encoding aspartate aminotransferase family protein yields the protein MFTGKRDISRCLRLVEEDRAITSPAAKLPYYPLVVKRGRGATIEDVDGNTYIDFLASAGAVNTGHCHPKVVEAIRKQTEDLILYTHVYMYHEPIIELTKELLSITPGTFRKRAYYGLAGSDANDGIIKLARIATGRPKILAYLRAYHGSTYGALSMSAVSLPMHRGLGPLLPDIYHVPYPDPYRTPFPGMTGDEVADFAIEQIRTAFSTNIPPDETAAIVIEPIQGDSGLVVPPKKYMQSLRKLCDEYGILLVSEEVQQGFGRTGKWFGIENFDVVPDAIVMGKAIASGLPLGAVVARADLMEKWQAPAHLFTAAGSPVCCAAALATISVIREENLLQNAVDVGARIKNRFLEMQKKYEIIGDVRGIGLSIGVDLVKDRETKERHGEAAAKICYRAWERGLLLSFFSGSVLRIQPPLVITKEQADSAMDIIEESFEDFFAGDIPDSIFETVKGW
- the dctP gene encoding TRAP transporter substrate-binding protein DctP; the encoded protein is MKFTSTTKKLLVCLVALSFLVAFFGISSAAEPQFKMRLAQVHPVDSDYDLRAKEFAKKVFEGTNGRIQIDVFSGGVLGDWTEIFEMVQRGTIEMSMAQANANFDPQLNLAYYFPYIVTNAKEAQKVYGPDGWAYKIIQDLWAKHNIKALAVIPIGMSGVSLNKVPEKFAEPGASHGLKVRVMPIKPCEWTYEALGYIATPIPYAEAYSAIQTGIADGQMGGPPFQAWQFKDVNKVWIQYNDFFESWWFAINMDLWNKISKEDQDVMLKAAQEESDVQWARAEEADEEYRQKLVKEYGWEIVMLTQEQLDAVAAHVRKVVWPKMEEIVGKDLMDRIYKESGIAR